The Bos javanicus breed banteng chromosome 18, ARS-OSU_banteng_1.0, whole genome shotgun sequence genome has a segment encoding these proteins:
- the SPHK2 gene encoding sphingosine kinase 2 isoform X5, with protein sequence MAQGEITPDLLPRPPRLLLLVNPFGGRGLAWQWCKNHVLPMISEAGLSFNLIQTERQNHARELVQGLNLSEWDGIVTVSGDGLLYEVLNGLLQRPDWEEAVKTPVGILPCGSGNALAGAVNRHGGFEPALGIDLLLNCSLLLCRGGSHPLDLLSVTLASGSRCFSFLSVAWGFVSDVDIQSERFRALGSARFTLGTVLGLATLHTYRGRFSYLPATVEPASPAPAHGLPRAKSELTLAPAPAPPVAHSPLHRSVSDLPLPLPQPALTSPGSPEPLPILSLNGGGPELAGDWGGAGDAPLSPDPLLPSPPGTPKAAQLSPISEGASEMAASSGLPPPTPGAPVSISAGGPPDHLLPPLGTPLPPGWVTMEGDFVLILAILPSHLGADLVAAPHARFDDGLVHLCWVRSGISRAALLRMFLAMERGTHFSLGCPYLGYAAAHAFRLEPLTPRGVLTVDGEQVEYGPLQAQVHPGLGTLLTGPPGCPGREA encoded by the exons ATGGCTCAAGGAG AAATCACCCCGGACCTCCTGCCTAGGCCGCCCCGATTGCTCCTATTGGTCAATCCCTTtggggggcggggcctggcctGGCAGTGGTGTAAGAACCATGTGCTGCCCATGATCTCCGAAGCGGGGCTGTCCTTCAACCTGATCCAGACAG AACGACAGAACCATGCCCGTGAGCTGGtccaggggctgaacctgagCGAATGGGACGGCATCGTCACAGTCTCGGGAGATGGGCTGCTGTATGAG GTGCTGAATGGACTCCTACAACGCCCCGACTGGGAAGAGGCTGTGAAGACCCCCGTGGGCATTCTCCCCTGTGGCTCGGGCAATGCGTTAGCAGGAGCCGTGAACCGGCACGGGGG ATTTGAGCCTGCCCTGGGCATTGACCTGCTACTCAACTGCTCCTTACTGCTCTGCCGGGGTGGCAGCCACCCGCTGGACCTGCTCTCCGTGACTCTGGCCTCCGGCTCCCGctgtttctctttcctgtctGTGGCCTGGGGCTTCGTGTCAGATGTGGACATCCAGAGCGAGCGCTTCAGGGCCCTGGGCAGTGCTCGCTTCACGCTGGGCACAGTCCTGGGCCTTGCCACGCTGCACACCTACCGCGGCCGCTTCTCCTACCTCCCTGCCACTGTGGAACCCGCCTCGCCTGCCCCTGCCCATGGCCTGCCAAGGGCCAAGTCAGAGTTGACcctggccccggccccagccccacccGTGGCCCACTCACCCCTGCATCGCTCAGTGTCagacctgcccctgcccctgcctcagCCTGCCCTGACCTCCCCTGGCTCACCTGAACCCCTGCCCATCCTGTCTCTCAACGGTGGGGGCCCAGAGCTGGCTGgggactggggtggggctggggatgcCCCACTCTCCCCGGACCCACTGCTGCCCTCGCCCCCGGGGACCCCCAAGGCAGCTCAGCTCTCACCCATCAGCGAGGGGGCCTCAGAAATGGCAGCATCCTCTgggctcccacctcccacccctggtGCCCCGGTATCCATCTCTGCTGGGGGACCACCTGATCACCTGCTCCCTCCTCTAGGCACTCCGCTACCCCCAGGCTGGGTGACGATGGAGGGAGACTTTGTGCTTATTTTGGCCATCTTACCCAGCCACCTGGGGGCTGACCTCGTGGCGGCCCCCCACGCGCGCTTTGACGACGGCCTGGTGCACCTGTGCTGGGTTCGCAGCGGCATCTCGCGGGCGGCGCTACTGCGCATGTTTCTGGCCATGGAGCGTGGTACCCACTTCAGCCTGGGCTGTCCGTACCTGGGCTACGCCGCAGCTCATGCCTTCCGCCTAGAGCCGCTCACACCCCGCGGCGTGCTCACGGTGGACGGGGAGCAGGTGGAGTACGGGCCATTGCAGGCGCAGGTGCATCCTGGCCTCGGTACATTGCTCACGGGTCCTCCAGGCTGCCCTGGGCGGGAAGCCTAA
- the SPHK2 gene encoding sphingosine kinase 2 isoform X4: MAPPPPLAPSTPLLHGEFGSYPARGPRFALTLTPQALHIQRLRPKPEARPRGGLVLLTEVSGCCTLRSRSPVDSAAYFCVYTYPRGRRGARRRAARTFRADGAATYEENRAEAQRWATALTCLLRGLPLPGDGEITPDLLPRPPRLLLLVNPFGGRGLAWQWCKNHVLPMISEAGLSFNLIQTERQNHARELVQGLNLSEWDGIVTVSGDGLLYEVLNGLLQRPDWEEAVKTPVGILPCGSGNALAGAVNRHGGFEPALGIDLLLNCSLLLCRGGSHPLDLLSVTLASGSRCFSFLSVAWGFVSDVDIQSERFRALGSARFTLGTVLGLATLHTYRGRFSYLPATVEPASPAPAHGLPRAKSELTLAPAPAPPVAHSPLHRSVSDLPLPLPQPALTSPGSPEPLPILSLNGGGPELAGDWGGAGDAPLSPDPLLPSPPGTPKAAQLSPISEGASEMAASSGLPPPTPGAPVSISAGGPPDHLLPPLGTPLPPGWVTMEGDFVLILAILPSHLGADLVAAPHARFDDGLVHLCWVRSGISRAALLRMFLAMERGTHFSLGCPYLGYAAAHAFRLEPLTPRGVLTVDGEQVEYGPLQAQVHPGLGTLLTGPPGCPGREA; this comes from the exons ATGGCCCCCCCACCGCCACTGGCCCCCAGCACCCCACTCCTGCATGGCGAGTTTGGCTCCTACCCAGCCCGCGGCCCACGCTTCGCCCTCACTCTCACACCACAAGCCCTGCACATACAGCGGTTGCGCCCAAAGCCCGAGGCCCGGCCCCGGGGTGGCCTGGTCCTGCTGACCGAGGTCTCAGGCTGCTGCACCCTGCGGAGCCGAAGCCCCGTGGACTCAGCAGCCTACTTCTGCGTCTACACCTACCCCAGGGGCCGGCGCGGGGCCCGGCGCAGAGCTGCACGCACCTTCCGGGCCGACGGGGCAGCCACCTACGAGGAGAACCGCGCTGAGGCCCAGCGCTGGGCCACTGCCCTCACGTGTCTGCTCCGTGGACTGCCACTGCCTGGGGACGGGG AAATCACCCCGGACCTCCTGCCTAGGCCGCCCCGATTGCTCCTATTGGTCAATCCCTTtggggggcggggcctggcctGGCAGTGGTGTAAGAACCATGTGCTGCCCATGATCTCCGAAGCGGGGCTGTCCTTCAACCTGATCCAGACAG AACGACAGAACCATGCCCGTGAGCTGGtccaggggctgaacctgagCGAATGGGACGGCATCGTCACAGTCTCGGGAGATGGGCTGCTGTATGAG GTGCTGAATGGACTCCTACAACGCCCCGACTGGGAAGAGGCTGTGAAGACCCCCGTGGGCATTCTCCCCTGTGGCTCGGGCAATGCGTTAGCAGGAGCCGTGAACCGGCACGGGGG ATTTGAGCCTGCCCTGGGCATTGACCTGCTACTCAACTGCTCCTTACTGCTCTGCCGGGGTGGCAGCCACCCGCTGGACCTGCTCTCCGTGACTCTGGCCTCCGGCTCCCGctgtttctctttcctgtctGTGGCCTGGGGCTTCGTGTCAGATGTGGACATCCAGAGCGAGCGCTTCAGGGCCCTGGGCAGTGCTCGCTTCACGCTGGGCACAGTCCTGGGCCTTGCCACGCTGCACACCTACCGCGGCCGCTTCTCCTACCTCCCTGCCACTGTGGAACCCGCCTCGCCTGCCCCTGCCCATGGCCTGCCAAGGGCCAAGTCAGAGTTGACcctggccccggccccagccccacccGTGGCCCACTCACCCCTGCATCGCTCAGTGTCagacctgcccctgcccctgcctcagCCTGCCCTGACCTCCCCTGGCTCACCTGAACCCCTGCCCATCCTGTCTCTCAACGGTGGGGGCCCAGAGCTGGCTGgggactggggtggggctggggatgcCCCACTCTCCCCGGACCCACTGCTGCCCTCGCCCCCGGGGACCCCCAAGGCAGCTCAGCTCTCACCCATCAGCGAGGGGGCCTCAGAAATGGCAGCATCCTCTgggctcccacctcccacccctggtGCCCCGGTATCCATCTCTGCTGGGGGACCACCTGATCACCTGCTCCCTCCTCTAGGCACTCCGCTACCCCCAGGCTGGGTGACGATGGAGGGAGACTTTGTGCTTATTTTGGCCATCTTACCCAGCCACCTGGGGGCTGACCTCGTGGCGGCCCCCCACGCGCGCTTTGACGACGGCCTGGTGCACCTGTGCTGGGTTCGCAGCGGCATCTCGCGGGCGGCGCTACTGCGCATGTTTCTGGCCATGGAGCGTGGTACCCACTTCAGCCTGGGCTGTCCGTACCTGGGCTACGCCGCAGCTCATGCCTTCCGCCTAGAGCCGCTCACACCCCGCGGCGTGCTCACGGTGGACGGGGAGCAGGTGGAGTACGGGCCATTGCAGGCGCAGGTGCATCCTGGCCTCGGTACATTGCTCACGGGTCCTCCAGGCTGCCCTGGGCGGGAAGCCTAA
- the SPHK2 gene encoding sphingosine kinase 2 isoform X3, translated as MKTQRPEQELTWSWGYRPRSALDRVKAMAPPPPLAPSTPLLHGEFGSYPARGPRFALTLTPQALHIQRLRPKPEARPRGGLVLLTEVSGCCTLRSRSPVDSAAYFCVYTYPRGRRGARRRAARTFRADGAATYEENRAEAQRWATALTCLLRGLPLPGDGEITPDLLPRPPRLLLLVNPFGGRGLAWQWCKNHVLPMISEAGLSFNLIQTERQNHARELVQGLNLSEWDGIVTVSGDGLLYEVLNGLLQRPDWEEAVKTPVGILPCGSGNALAGAVNRHGGFEPALGIDLLLNCSLLLCRGGSHPLDLLSVTLASGSRCFSFLSVAWGFVSDVDIQSERFRALGSARFTLGTVLGLATLHTYRGRFSYLPATVEPASPAPAHGLPRAKSELTLAPAPAPPVAHSPLHRSVSDLPLPLPQPALTSPGSPEPLPILSLNGGGPELAGDWGGAGDAPLSPDPLLPSPPGTPKAAQLSPISEGASEMAASSGLPPPTPGAPVSISAGGPPDHLLPPLGTPLPPGWVTMEGDFVLILAILPSHLGADLVAAPHARFDDGLVHLCWVRSGISRAALLRMFLAMERGTHFSLGCPYLGYAAAHAFRLEPLTPRGVLTVDGEQVEYGPLQAQVHPGLGTLLTGPPGCPGREA; from the exons ATGAAAACTCAG aggccAGAGCAGGAGCTGACCTGGAGCTGGGGCTACCGGCCTAGAAGCGCCCTGGACAGGGTCAAGGCCATGGCCCCCCCACCGCCACTGGCCCCCAGCACCCCACTCCTGCATGGCGAGTTTGGCTCCTACCCAGCCCGCGGCCCACGCTTCGCCCTCACTCTCACACCACAAGCCCTGCACATACAGCGGTTGCGCCCAAAGCCCGAGGCCCGGCCCCGGGGTGGCCTGGTCCTGCTGACCGAGGTCTCAGGCTGCTGCACCCTGCGGAGCCGAAGCCCCGTGGACTCAGCAGCCTACTTCTGCGTCTACACCTACCCCAGGGGCCGGCGCGGGGCCCGGCGCAGAGCTGCACGCACCTTCCGGGCCGACGGGGCAGCCACCTACGAGGAGAACCGCGCTGAGGCCCAGCGCTGGGCCACTGCCCTCACGTGTCTGCTCCGTGGACTGCCACTGCCTGGGGACGGGG AAATCACCCCGGACCTCCTGCCTAGGCCGCCCCGATTGCTCCTATTGGTCAATCCCTTtggggggcggggcctggcctGGCAGTGGTGTAAGAACCATGTGCTGCCCATGATCTCCGAAGCGGGGCTGTCCTTCAACCTGATCCAGACAG AACGACAGAACCATGCCCGTGAGCTGGtccaggggctgaacctgagCGAATGGGACGGCATCGTCACAGTCTCGGGAGATGGGCTGCTGTATGAG GTGCTGAATGGACTCCTACAACGCCCCGACTGGGAAGAGGCTGTGAAGACCCCCGTGGGCATTCTCCCCTGTGGCTCGGGCAATGCGTTAGCAGGAGCCGTGAACCGGCACGGGGG ATTTGAGCCTGCCCTGGGCATTGACCTGCTACTCAACTGCTCCTTACTGCTCTGCCGGGGTGGCAGCCACCCGCTGGACCTGCTCTCCGTGACTCTGGCCTCCGGCTCCCGctgtttctctttcctgtctGTGGCCTGGGGCTTCGTGTCAGATGTGGACATCCAGAGCGAGCGCTTCAGGGCCCTGGGCAGTGCTCGCTTCACGCTGGGCACAGTCCTGGGCCTTGCCACGCTGCACACCTACCGCGGCCGCTTCTCCTACCTCCCTGCCACTGTGGAACCCGCCTCGCCTGCCCCTGCCCATGGCCTGCCAAGGGCCAAGTCAGAGTTGACcctggccccggccccagccccacccGTGGCCCACTCACCCCTGCATCGCTCAGTGTCagacctgcccctgcccctgcctcagCCTGCCCTGACCTCCCCTGGCTCACCTGAACCCCTGCCCATCCTGTCTCTCAACGGTGGGGGCCCAGAGCTGGCTGgggactggggtggggctggggatgcCCCACTCTCCCCGGACCCACTGCTGCCCTCGCCCCCGGGGACCCCCAAGGCAGCTCAGCTCTCACCCATCAGCGAGGGGGCCTCAGAAATGGCAGCATCCTCTgggctcccacctcccacccctggtGCCCCGGTATCCATCTCTGCTGGGGGACCACCTGATCACCTGCTCCCTCCTCTAGGCACTCCGCTACCCCCAGGCTGGGTGACGATGGAGGGAGACTTTGTGCTTATTTTGGCCATCTTACCCAGCCACCTGGGGGCTGACCTCGTGGCGGCCCCCCACGCGCGCTTTGACGACGGCCTGGTGCACCTGTGCTGGGTTCGCAGCGGCATCTCGCGGGCGGCGCTACTGCGCATGTTTCTGGCCATGGAGCGTGGTACCCACTTCAGCCTGGGCTGTCCGTACCTGGGCTACGCCGCAGCTCATGCCTTCCGCCTAGAGCCGCTCACACCCCGCGGCGTGCTCACGGTGGACGGGGAGCAGGTGGAGTACGGGCCATTGCAGGCGCAGGTGCATCCTGGCCTCGGTACATTGCTCACGGGTCCTCCAGGCTGCCCTGGGCGGGAAGCCTAA
- the SPHK2 gene encoding sphingosine kinase 2 isoform X2 — MNGNLEAEERQDQRPEQELTWSWGYRPRSALDRVKAMAPPPPLAPSTPLLHGEFGSYPARGPRFALTLTPQALHIQRLRPKPEARPRGGLVLLTEVSGCCTLRSRSPVDSAAYFCVYTYPRGRRGARRRAARTFRADGAATYEENRAEAQRWATALTCLLRGLPLPGDGEITPDLLPRPPRLLLLVNPFGGRGLAWQWCKNHVLPMISEAGLSFNLIQTERQNHARELVQGLNLSEWDGIVTVSGDGLLYEVLNGLLQRPDWEEAVKTPVGILPCGSGNALAGAVNRHGGFEPALGIDLLLNCSLLLCRGGSHPLDLLSVTLASGSRCFSFLSVAWGFVSDVDIQSERFRALGSARFTLGTVLGLATLHTYRGRFSYLPATVEPASPAPAHGLPRAKSELTLAPAPAPPVAHSPLHRSVSDLPLPLPQPALTSPGSPEPLPILSLNGGGPELAGDWGGAGDAPLSPDPLLPSPPGTPKAAQLSPISEGASEMAASSGLPPPTPGAPVSISAGGPPDHLLPPLGTPLPPGWVTMEGDFVLILAILPSHLGADLVAAPHARFDDGLVHLCWVRSGISRAALLRMFLAMERGTHFSLGCPYLGYAAAHAFRLEPLTPRGVLTVDGEQVEYGPLQAQVHPGLGTLLTGPPGCPGREA; from the exons atgaatggaaaccTTGAAGCAGAGGAGCGGCAGGACCAG aggccAGAGCAGGAGCTGACCTGGAGCTGGGGCTACCGGCCTAGAAGCGCCCTGGACAGGGTCAAGGCCATGGCCCCCCCACCGCCACTGGCCCCCAGCACCCCACTCCTGCATGGCGAGTTTGGCTCCTACCCAGCCCGCGGCCCACGCTTCGCCCTCACTCTCACACCACAAGCCCTGCACATACAGCGGTTGCGCCCAAAGCCCGAGGCCCGGCCCCGGGGTGGCCTGGTCCTGCTGACCGAGGTCTCAGGCTGCTGCACCCTGCGGAGCCGAAGCCCCGTGGACTCAGCAGCCTACTTCTGCGTCTACACCTACCCCAGGGGCCGGCGCGGGGCCCGGCGCAGAGCTGCACGCACCTTCCGGGCCGACGGGGCAGCCACCTACGAGGAGAACCGCGCTGAGGCCCAGCGCTGGGCCACTGCCCTCACGTGTCTGCTCCGTGGACTGCCACTGCCTGGGGACGGGG AAATCACCCCGGACCTCCTGCCTAGGCCGCCCCGATTGCTCCTATTGGTCAATCCCTTtggggggcggggcctggcctGGCAGTGGTGTAAGAACCATGTGCTGCCCATGATCTCCGAAGCGGGGCTGTCCTTCAACCTGATCCAGACAG AACGACAGAACCATGCCCGTGAGCTGGtccaggggctgaacctgagCGAATGGGACGGCATCGTCACAGTCTCGGGAGATGGGCTGCTGTATGAG GTGCTGAATGGACTCCTACAACGCCCCGACTGGGAAGAGGCTGTGAAGACCCCCGTGGGCATTCTCCCCTGTGGCTCGGGCAATGCGTTAGCAGGAGCCGTGAACCGGCACGGGGG ATTTGAGCCTGCCCTGGGCATTGACCTGCTACTCAACTGCTCCTTACTGCTCTGCCGGGGTGGCAGCCACCCGCTGGACCTGCTCTCCGTGACTCTGGCCTCCGGCTCCCGctgtttctctttcctgtctGTGGCCTGGGGCTTCGTGTCAGATGTGGACATCCAGAGCGAGCGCTTCAGGGCCCTGGGCAGTGCTCGCTTCACGCTGGGCACAGTCCTGGGCCTTGCCACGCTGCACACCTACCGCGGCCGCTTCTCCTACCTCCCTGCCACTGTGGAACCCGCCTCGCCTGCCCCTGCCCATGGCCTGCCAAGGGCCAAGTCAGAGTTGACcctggccccggccccagccccacccGTGGCCCACTCACCCCTGCATCGCTCAGTGTCagacctgcccctgcccctgcctcagCCTGCCCTGACCTCCCCTGGCTCACCTGAACCCCTGCCCATCCTGTCTCTCAACGGTGGGGGCCCAGAGCTGGCTGgggactggggtggggctggggatgcCCCACTCTCCCCGGACCCACTGCTGCCCTCGCCCCCGGGGACCCCCAAGGCAGCTCAGCTCTCACCCATCAGCGAGGGGGCCTCAGAAATGGCAGCATCCTCTgggctcccacctcccacccctggtGCCCCGGTATCCATCTCTGCTGGGGGACCACCTGATCACCTGCTCCCTCCTCTAGGCACTCCGCTACCCCCAGGCTGGGTGACGATGGAGGGAGACTTTGTGCTTATTTTGGCCATCTTACCCAGCCACCTGGGGGCTGACCTCGTGGCGGCCCCCCACGCGCGCTTTGACGACGGCCTGGTGCACCTGTGCTGGGTTCGCAGCGGCATCTCGCGGGCGGCGCTACTGCGCATGTTTCTGGCCATGGAGCGTGGTACCCACTTCAGCCTGGGCTGTCCGTACCTGGGCTACGCCGCAGCTCATGCCTTCCGCCTAGAGCCGCTCACACCCCGCGGCGTGCTCACGGTGGACGGGGAGCAGGTGGAGTACGGGCCATTGCAGGCGCAGGTGCATCCTGGCCTCGGTACATTGCTCACGGGTCCTCCAGGCTGCCCTGGGCGGGAAGCCTAA
- the SPHK2 gene encoding sphingosine kinase 2 isoform X6 — MISEAGLSFNLIQTERQNHARELVQGLNLSEWDGIVTVSGDGLLYEVLNGLLQRPDWEEAVKTPVGILPCGSGNALAGAVNRHGGFEPALGIDLLLNCSLLLCRGGSHPLDLLSVTLASGSRCFSFLSVAWGFVSDVDIQSERFRALGSARFTLGTVLGLATLHTYRGRFSYLPATVEPASPAPAHGLPRAKSELTLAPAPAPPVAHSPLHRSVSDLPLPLPQPALTSPGSPEPLPILSLNGGGPELAGDWGGAGDAPLSPDPLLPSPPGTPKAAQLSPISEGASEMAASSGLPPPTPGAPVSISAGGPPDHLLPPLGTPLPPGWVTMEGDFVLILAILPSHLGADLVAAPHARFDDGLVHLCWVRSGISRAALLRMFLAMERGTHFSLGCPYLGYAAAHAFRLEPLTPRGVLTVDGEQVEYGPLQAQVHPGLGTLLTGPPGCPGREA; from the exons ATGATCTCCGAAGCGGGGCTGTCCTTCAACCTGATCCAGACAG AACGACAGAACCATGCCCGTGAGCTGGtccaggggctgaacctgagCGAATGGGACGGCATCGTCACAGTCTCGGGAGATGGGCTGCTGTATGAG GTGCTGAATGGACTCCTACAACGCCCCGACTGGGAAGAGGCTGTGAAGACCCCCGTGGGCATTCTCCCCTGTGGCTCGGGCAATGCGTTAGCAGGAGCCGTGAACCGGCACGGGGG ATTTGAGCCTGCCCTGGGCATTGACCTGCTACTCAACTGCTCCTTACTGCTCTGCCGGGGTGGCAGCCACCCGCTGGACCTGCTCTCCGTGACTCTGGCCTCCGGCTCCCGctgtttctctttcctgtctGTGGCCTGGGGCTTCGTGTCAGATGTGGACATCCAGAGCGAGCGCTTCAGGGCCCTGGGCAGTGCTCGCTTCACGCTGGGCACAGTCCTGGGCCTTGCCACGCTGCACACCTACCGCGGCCGCTTCTCCTACCTCCCTGCCACTGTGGAACCCGCCTCGCCTGCCCCTGCCCATGGCCTGCCAAGGGCCAAGTCAGAGTTGACcctggccccggccccagccccacccGTGGCCCACTCACCCCTGCATCGCTCAGTGTCagacctgcccctgcccctgcctcagCCTGCCCTGACCTCCCCTGGCTCACCTGAACCCCTGCCCATCCTGTCTCTCAACGGTGGGGGCCCAGAGCTGGCTGgggactggggtggggctggggatgcCCCACTCTCCCCGGACCCACTGCTGCCCTCGCCCCCGGGGACCCCCAAGGCAGCTCAGCTCTCACCCATCAGCGAGGGGGCCTCAGAAATGGCAGCATCCTCTgggctcccacctcccacccctggtGCCCCGGTATCCATCTCTGCTGGGGGACCACCTGATCACCTGCTCCCTCCTCTAGGCACTCCGCTACCCCCAGGCTGGGTGACGATGGAGGGAGACTTTGTGCTTATTTTGGCCATCTTACCCAGCCACCTGGGGGCTGACCTCGTGGCGGCCCCCCACGCGCGCTTTGACGACGGCCTGGTGCACCTGTGCTGGGTTCGCAGCGGCATCTCGCGGGCGGCGCTACTGCGCATGTTTCTGGCCATGGAGCGTGGTACCCACTTCAGCCTGGGCTGTCCGTACCTGGGCTACGCCGCAGCTCATGCCTTCCGCCTAGAGCCGCTCACACCCCGCGGCGTGCTCACGGTGGACGGGGAGCAGGTGGAGTACGGGCCATTGCAGGCGCAGGTGCATCCTGGCCTCGGTACATTGCTCACGGGTCCTCCAGGCTGCCCTGGGCGGGAAGCCTAA
- the SPHK2 gene encoding sphingosine kinase 2 isoform X1, protein MWLSLSNPLVPPCHTLSQSFQRPEQELTWSWGYRPRSALDRVKAMAPPPPLAPSTPLLHGEFGSYPARGPRFALTLTPQALHIQRLRPKPEARPRGGLVLLTEVSGCCTLRSRSPVDSAAYFCVYTYPRGRRGARRRAARTFRADGAATYEENRAEAQRWATALTCLLRGLPLPGDGEITPDLLPRPPRLLLLVNPFGGRGLAWQWCKNHVLPMISEAGLSFNLIQTERQNHARELVQGLNLSEWDGIVTVSGDGLLYEVLNGLLQRPDWEEAVKTPVGILPCGSGNALAGAVNRHGGFEPALGIDLLLNCSLLLCRGGSHPLDLLSVTLASGSRCFSFLSVAWGFVSDVDIQSERFRALGSARFTLGTVLGLATLHTYRGRFSYLPATVEPASPAPAHGLPRAKSELTLAPAPAPPVAHSPLHRSVSDLPLPLPQPALTSPGSPEPLPILSLNGGGPELAGDWGGAGDAPLSPDPLLPSPPGTPKAAQLSPISEGASEMAASSGLPPPTPGAPVSISAGGPPDHLLPPLGTPLPPGWVTMEGDFVLILAILPSHLGADLVAAPHARFDDGLVHLCWVRSGISRAALLRMFLAMERGTHFSLGCPYLGYAAAHAFRLEPLTPRGVLTVDGEQVEYGPLQAQVHPGLGTLLTGPPGCPGREA, encoded by the exons ATGTGGCTCTCCCTCTCCAACCCCTTAGTTCCCCCATGTCACACCCTTTCTCAGTCTTTCCAG aggccAGAGCAGGAGCTGACCTGGAGCTGGGGCTACCGGCCTAGAAGCGCCCTGGACAGGGTCAAGGCCATGGCCCCCCCACCGCCACTGGCCCCCAGCACCCCACTCCTGCATGGCGAGTTTGGCTCCTACCCAGCCCGCGGCCCACGCTTCGCCCTCACTCTCACACCACAAGCCCTGCACATACAGCGGTTGCGCCCAAAGCCCGAGGCCCGGCCCCGGGGTGGCCTGGTCCTGCTGACCGAGGTCTCAGGCTGCTGCACCCTGCGGAGCCGAAGCCCCGTGGACTCAGCAGCCTACTTCTGCGTCTACACCTACCCCAGGGGCCGGCGCGGGGCCCGGCGCAGAGCTGCACGCACCTTCCGGGCCGACGGGGCAGCCACCTACGAGGAGAACCGCGCTGAGGCCCAGCGCTGGGCCACTGCCCTCACGTGTCTGCTCCGTGGACTGCCACTGCCTGGGGACGGGG AAATCACCCCGGACCTCCTGCCTAGGCCGCCCCGATTGCTCCTATTGGTCAATCCCTTtggggggcggggcctggcctGGCAGTGGTGTAAGAACCATGTGCTGCCCATGATCTCCGAAGCGGGGCTGTCCTTCAACCTGATCCAGACAG AACGACAGAACCATGCCCGTGAGCTGGtccaggggctgaacctgagCGAATGGGACGGCATCGTCACAGTCTCGGGAGATGGGCTGCTGTATGAG GTGCTGAATGGACTCCTACAACGCCCCGACTGGGAAGAGGCTGTGAAGACCCCCGTGGGCATTCTCCCCTGTGGCTCGGGCAATGCGTTAGCAGGAGCCGTGAACCGGCACGGGGG ATTTGAGCCTGCCCTGGGCATTGACCTGCTACTCAACTGCTCCTTACTGCTCTGCCGGGGTGGCAGCCACCCGCTGGACCTGCTCTCCGTGACTCTGGCCTCCGGCTCCCGctgtttctctttcctgtctGTGGCCTGGGGCTTCGTGTCAGATGTGGACATCCAGAGCGAGCGCTTCAGGGCCCTGGGCAGTGCTCGCTTCACGCTGGGCACAGTCCTGGGCCTTGCCACGCTGCACACCTACCGCGGCCGCTTCTCCTACCTCCCTGCCACTGTGGAACCCGCCTCGCCTGCCCCTGCCCATGGCCTGCCAAGGGCCAAGTCAGAGTTGACcctggccccggccccagccccacccGTGGCCCACTCACCCCTGCATCGCTCAGTGTCagacctgcccctgcccctgcctcagCCTGCCCTGACCTCCCCTGGCTCACCTGAACCCCTGCCCATCCTGTCTCTCAACGGTGGGGGCCCAGAGCTGGCTGgggactggggtggggctggggatgcCCCACTCTCCCCGGACCCACTGCTGCCCTCGCCCCCGGGGACCCCCAAGGCAGCTCAGCTCTCACCCATCAGCGAGGGGGCCTCAGAAATGGCAGCATCCTCTgggctcccacctcccacccctggtGCCCCGGTATCCATCTCTGCTGGGGGACCACCTGATCACCTGCTCCCTCCTCTAGGCACTCCGCTACCCCCAGGCTGGGTGACGATGGAGGGAGACTTTGTGCTTATTTTGGCCATCTTACCCAGCCACCTGGGGGCTGACCTCGTGGCGGCCCCCCACGCGCGCTTTGACGACGGCCTGGTGCACCTGTGCTGGGTTCGCAGCGGCATCTCGCGGGCGGCGCTACTGCGCATGTTTCTGGCCATGGAGCGTGGTACCCACTTCAGCCTGGGCTGTCCGTACCTGGGCTACGCCGCAGCTCATGCCTTCCGCCTAGAGCCGCTCACACCCCGCGGCGTGCTCACGGTGGACGGGGAGCAGGTGGAGTACGGGCCATTGCAGGCGCAGGTGCATCCTGGCCTCGGTACATTGCTCACGGGTCCTCCAGGCTGCCCTGGGCGGGAAGCCTAA